Part of the Candidatus Moraniibacteriota bacterium genome is shown below.
AATGCGCGAATGAGAAACGACGTACAGGTTATCGTTACAACACTCTCATTTGACGGTGAGAATGATCCCGATACGATTGGTATGATTGCCGCTTCCGCCGCACTCGCCCTCTCAGATATTCCTTGGAATGGACCAATTGGTGCTGTCCGCGTCGGCAAAATAAATGAGAATTTCATTCTCAATCCCATAAACGGCGAGCGAACCGAGAGTGACCTTGACCTTCTCATCGCTGGAACAAACGAGAAGGTGAATATGATGGAAGTTTCCGCCAAAGAAGTGCCGGAATCTATCATGATAGAAGCCTTTGCCTTTGGTTTCGAAGCTGTCAAGAAAATCGCCGATTTTGTCGAATCGATACAGAAAGAGGTTGGAAAAGAAAAGCTTGTGCCAACACTCCTCGAAGCACCAAAAGAAGTCGAAACCGACATCCGTCGATGGTTTGAAGAGAAAGGTCTCGCTCAAGCACTCTATCTCAAAGGGAAGAAAGAGACCTACGATCAACTTCGCGAGATTCGCGAGTATGTCGATGAAAAAATAGGTGAAACCTACGCGAATATTCCAAAAATCCGCGAAGTCACTGAACAGGTCTTCGAAGAGCTCTCCGATGAAATCGTGCATGAAAATGTCTTAAAAAATGAGAAGCGCCCAGATGGACGCGCACTCACCGAGATTCGACCCATCTCGTGCCAGGTTGGTATACTTCCGCGCACACACGGCACGGGACTCTTTACCCGCGGTGAGACACAAGCGCTCACTGTCGCCACTCTCGGCTCCCCAGGCGATGAGCAAATCATCGACACTATGGAAGTCGACATGAAGAAGCGATACATCCACCACTACAATTTCCCCCCATATTCTGTTGGTGAAGTAAAGCCGATGCGCGGTCCTGGACGGCGCGAAGTGGGACATGGTGCCCTTGCTGAGAAGGCGCTTGTTCCGGTGCTTCCCAGCAAAGAAGACTTCCCATATACCATACTTTTGGTTTCTGAGATACTCTCCTCTAATGGATCATCATCCATGGCATCAACCTGCGGATCAACACTCGCCCTCATGGACGCTGGCGTGCCGATATCAGCACCTGTCTCCGGCATCGCTATGGGCATCATTGTTGGCGACGAGAAAAACTACAAAGTACTGACCGATATCCAGGGACTCGAAGATCACTACGGCGACATGGACTTCAAAGCCGCTGGAACCACCAAGGGACTTACAGCAATCCAAATGGATGTAAAGGTAGATGGCGTCACGCTCGAAATGCTTGAAGCTGTACTCATGCAAGCAAAGGGAAATCGTGCCGACATCCTCGGAAAAATGCTCGCGACACTCCCTCAGGCACGCACCAACCTTTCACCATACGCACCACGCATCATCGTACTCCATATCAATCCAGAGAAAATCCGCGATGTTATCGGGCCAGGTGGCAAGATGATCAATCGCATCATCGATGAAACCGGCGTCGAAATCGATATCGAAGACGACGGCTCCGTCTTCGTCACATCTCCAGATGAAATAAGCTCCAAAAAGGCTGTTGAATGGATCAACAATCTCACGCGCGAAGTAAAGCCGGGCGAACTCTTCCAAGGTCGAGTCACGCGTCTCATGAATTTCGGGGCTTTTGTTGAAGTACTCCCAAATCAAGAAGGGCTTGTCCATATCTCCGAGCTCGCCGAGCAACGAGTCGAGCGCGTCGAAGATATTGTACAAGTGGGCGATATTATCCCTGTCATTGTGAAGAATATCGACGACCAAGGTCGCATCAATCTCTCAAGAAAAGCCGCTTTGGGAAAAACGATTACTGAGTAAGCCTCACAACTCTTGATAGCTCGTCCAGAGTAACAACTTGTGATAGAATAGAAGACGGAAGAAGTTCCGTCTTCTTTCTTGCTCAAAAACAAAAATGCTATGGGTTTCTTCTCAAAAAAAATATCCGCCGGAGATAAAAACGATACGCACGAAATGGTTGACGCAAAAATCCACGTCATGCAACATGACTTGGATGAAATCGCCAAGAACGGTCATGTCGAAATAGAACCGGATCATCAAGAGAAGTCCGCACAACAAAAGCCAGTTTCTTCGAAACCTCCAGAAGAGGAGTCGCTCCCTGTAGACAGTCCATTTTCTCAATCAATATACCCTCCCACTACACCGGAGACACCAGCACTGTCCCTTGAGACACCTCAAGCACCTTCCGATGCACCACAACAAGAATCCCTGCCGGAGGATGTCCAAGCAGTGCCGCCCGCACGTCCATCAGAACCTCTTAATCTCCCGACATTTCAAGGAGCGCAAGTTCCCGCACCTCGCGAGTTCATGCACCTCAACATCGAAAAACAAGCTTCATCGACAGCGTACGAAAAGCCGCCTGAACCAGAACCTGCCCCAACAGAAAGTCTCAAATCACCTTCCGCGTCACAGGAATCATTGCGCAGCGGCAATTGGCCAGTCGAAGCGCCCGCAGAAACGACTTCAACCAAAAAGGGAGCACTCAAGAAAACAACACCGAAAAAGATTTCTTTGCGGAAGACACCCACAGACAAGAAGGTGATGTCTGACAACATTATTTTGAAAGAGCGCTGGGGATGGAAGCATTTTCTCCTAATAGTTGTCATACTCGGGACTATCAGTGGTGGAGCGTTCTATTTTTGGAAAACGCGATTTTTCCAGGAGAGAATGGACTCATTAGCAATCACGCACCCAAATATTCCCGATATTTCCAGCAATGATACGACTGATAAACTCCGCAATAAACCAGACGCATCTTTTCCATTCTCAACAACCAATGCAAATCCATTCCTGGTTGATGTCGAAACAGAGACTGTATCAACACTCCGAGAACAACTCATGAAAAACGCGGAGACAATGAGACAGGCGAATATGACCGGACCCGTGCCATTCTCCGTCGTCGACAAAACCAACACGCCAATTGCCTTCTTCATATTCGCTTCCATATTCAATCTCGGGCTTTCTGGCGATCTTCTCAATAGCCTCGACAATAGCTTCACCCTCTCACTCTTCCTCGACAATGGAGAGCCCCGAACAACGCTCACCATCACTACAAAAAATCCCACCGATGCCCAGAAATATCTTACCGCGTCCGAGAAGACACTTCCGCTCAGTCTCAAGAATATTCTCCTTGTAGACACTCCGCCAACCGTACCAGCAGCAACTTTTTCCACCACTTCCT
Proteins encoded:
- the pnp gene encoding polyribonucleotide nucleotidyltransferase — encoded protein: MQEQKWSLQIGGRVLELSTGLLAGQANGAVRAQYGDTVVLATAVMGKNPSNISGYFPLLVDYEERYYAAGKIKGSRFVKREGRPSDDAVLTGRAVDRTIRPLFNARMRNDVQVIVTTLSFDGENDPDTIGMIAASAALALSDIPWNGPIGAVRVGKINENFILNPINGERTESDLDLLIAGTNEKVNMMEVSAKEVPESIMIEAFAFGFEAVKKIADFVESIQKEVGKEKLVPTLLEAPKEVETDIRRWFEEKGLAQALYLKGKKETYDQLREIREYVDEKIGETYANIPKIREVTEQVFEELSDEIVHENVLKNEKRPDGRALTEIRPISCQVGILPRTHGTGLFTRGETQALTVATLGSPGDEQIIDTMEVDMKKRYIHHYNFPPYSVGEVKPMRGPGRREVGHGALAEKALVPVLPSKEDFPYTILLVSEILSSNGSSSMASTCGSTLALMDAGVPISAPVSGIAMGIIVGDEKNYKVLTDIQGLEDHYGDMDFKAAGTTKGLTAIQMDVKVDGVTLEMLEAVLMQAKGNRADILGKMLATLPQARTNLSPYAPRIIVLHINPEKIRDVIGPGGKMINRIIDETGVEIDIEDDGSVFVTSPDEISSKKAVEWINNLTREVKPGELFQGRVTRLMNFGAFVEVLPNQEGLVHISELAEQRVERVEDIVQVGDIIPVIVKNIDDQGRINLSRKAALGKTITE